The Candidatus Omnitrophota bacterium genome contains the following window.
ATATCTCGCTCTCTAATTAGTGTCTCAGGTTTTCTCGCAGGGCCACCAAATAGCTTTTCAAATTTTCTATTAATCATGCGCAGACCATTGCAAAAACCAAAATATCTCATATTTAGTCTAAACGAACCATCCTGCTTCAAATCAATCAATTCTTTAAGAATTAGATTAACGTATTTTGCTTGACCATAAGGAGCAAGGCCCATTAATTTGTATTCACCGGAATTGACTCTAAAACCAGTATAATAGGTAAATGCTGAATATAACAACCCGAGAGAATGCGGGAATCTTAAGGAGCGCTCAATCTTAAAATCATTATCTTTTCCTGTGCCAAAACTTGCTGTATCCCACTCTCCAACACCATCCATTGTCAAAAATGCTGCCTCCTTAAATGGCGAAGGATAAAATGCGCTCGCTGCATGCGCCTCATGATGTTGGCTAAAAATAATCTCAGCATTAAAACCAAGAAGATTCTTGTAAATAGAGTCCTTTGTCCAAAGTTTCTCTCTTATCCACAAGGGCATGGCTTGTAAAAACTGTCTTATACCACTTGGAGCAAAAGTAAGAGTAGTCTCTAAAATGCGCTCAAACTTAAGAAACGGTTTATCATAAAAACCAACATAGTCTAAATCCCTAGGTTGAATATTCGCTTCAGAAAGACAATAATTTATTGAATTAGTCGGAAAACTAAAATCATGCTTCTTTCTGGTAAAGCGTTCTTCTTGAGCCGCTGCTAAAATTTCTCCATCCTTAATTAAGCAAGCAGCACTATCATGATAAAAAGCTGAGATCCCTAATATATACATTAACCTAACTCTTTCCTTTTAAAAATTATGTCGAAGTCAGACCCTTCTCTTCTAATTCTCTGGTTGCAATCTCAATTCTATCCTCAGCAGAAACTGTCTTTGACCACTCTACTAAATCACGCATCCCCTGCTCGAAACTTACGTTAGGAGAAAACCCTAAAGCCCCTATTGCAGAGATATCGGCAAAACAATGTCTGATATCGCCCTTTCTATATTTATTAACAACATCTGGCTCCATATTTTTATCGTGAAGTCTGATAAGGATCTTAGCGATATCAAGAATAGAAGTTGGCTTACCGCTGCCAACATTAAAAGATTTATAATCAGCATTTGAATTAGTCATTGCCAGGATATTAGCATCAACGATGTCATTCACATGGATAAAATCCCTTGATTGTAGACCGTCTTCATAGATAATTGGCCGGTTGCTATTCTTTATGCGTGCTGAAAATATTGCACATACACCGGTATATGGATTTGAAAGAGCCTGCCTCGGACCATAGATATTAAAATACCTTAAGGCTACTGTAGGTATTTTGTATGTCTTCCCGATAAGTAAACTTAGCTGCTCCTGGTGTAGTTTAGAGAAGGCGTAAATAGATGTAGATAAAAGTAGCTTGCCTTCTTTTGTTGGTATTGGCTTTGCGATCTCGTTGCATTGTAAGCAATGCATTTGCCAATCGCCTTTGGCAAGCTGTGCCTCGCTTCTTAAATCAGGGATAAAATCTCCGCATTTATTACAACTATAGGCACCTTCACCGTAAATACTCATTGAACTAGCGATGATAAGTTTTCTTACGTTATTCTTCTCATTGACTAAAATATCTAAAAGATTGGCTGTGCCTAAAGTATTGGAATCTATATAATGGGAAATTTTATACATAGATTGGCCCACGCCAACTACAGCTGCTTCGTGAAATACAATATCAGAACCAACTAATACCTTTCTAAAGGCATCTCTATCCCTTACGTCACCTATAATATATTCGGCTTTAGGATTAAGATAATCGAGCTTCTTGCCTTGATGCACCTGCTCATCAAGATTATCAAAGACTATTACCTTATGCCCTTCCCGTACTAACCTATCAACCAAATGCGAACCAACAAAACCAGCACCGCCTGTAACAAGAATCTTCATAATTAAACCCCTCTTAGATCTTATCGTTAATTTTTATCTGATAATTTATATTGGCCTGACTTAGACCCAAAAGATACCAAAATAGCATGCCTATGTCTAAATTATATAAATTAGTATCAAAAATACTATGAATCAAATAAGTAAACAAAGCAGCAAGGAGCCCAACGCTTAAACTTCTACCAAAACCCAATTCAATTTTCTTCAAGCGTTTAATTGATTTATAAAATAAAATTATCAAAAGTAATAAGAATGAGAAAAGGCCAAATAAACCAGTCTCGGCTGCCATCTGTAAATAGCAGTTGTGCGCATAGCTTGCACCCCAACGATAGGCCTTCTTATCATAGTTGAATCTTTCAAAATTATACATATACGTACCTAAACCTAGACCAAACATTGGCCTGCCGCTAAACATCTCCAAGCTTATCTTACTTAAAATTCTGCGATCCCGACCACCTGGCCCTGCAAGGTTAAATCTATTTATCTCGTTCCACTTGTCTTGAGGTAAAAATTGCCAAAGCAAAATAAAAGCGATTAGCATAGATAATATAAATTTAAGAAATGATTTTTTATTAACAAAAAACCCAAGGAAGAATACTCCCATGAATAAACCAACCCATGCGCCTCTTGACAACGACATAAATAAACAGATTAATAAAAGTATTGGAAAAAATTTTGAGAATATTCTAGCTGACAATTTTTTGAATCTGTGAAAGAATAAGCTCAAAGAAAGAATAGCTAGAGGCGCCAAATATGCAGCAAAATCATTTGAACTCGCAAAAGGTCCCTTAATATGTAAAGTAAAAGGCTTGGCTCCGTATGGCCATGGGCGATGACGCAAGAAATCAATGTGTGTAAAAAATTGAAATATGCCATCGGCGCAAATCAAGGCAGCCGAAAACATCAAGACTATCAAGATAATATTCATCTTTTTCTTACTATTTATAGTCTCAGCAACTATAAAAAATATCAAAACATTTTCAAGCAGCTTAAAGAAAAAAGCCCTCGCACTTATTTGGACGTTTGTACTAAAAATGATAGAAAGAATACATACGGCTAGATAAACAAAGATGAATTTATTTAGTGGAGTATGTACAACAAAACTTTTGGAAATGATCTTTTTAACAATAAAGGCAAGTATGGCTAAGCTGGCAAAGATTTCTATGAATGCCTTGGATATGGGCAA
Protein-coding sequences here:
- a CDS encoding O-antigen ligase family protein, which encodes MRLNREYSILVCDIVMEYALYGLIFFLPISKAFIEIFASLAILAFIVKKIISKSFVVHTPLNKFIFVYLAVCILSIIFSTNVQISARAFFFKLLENVLIFFIVAETINSKKKMNIILIVLMFSAALICADGIFQFFTHIDFLRHRPWPYGAKPFTLHIKGPFASSNDFAAYLAPLAILSLSLFFHRFKKLSARIFSKFFPILLLICLFMSLSRGAWVGLFMGVFFLGFFVNKKSFLKFILSMLIAFILLWQFLPQDKWNEINRFNLAGPGGRDRRILSKISLEMFSGRPMFGLGLGTYMYNFERFNYDKKAYRWGASYAHNCYLQMAAETGLFGLFSFLLLLIILFYKSIKRLKKIELGFGRSLSVGLLAALFTYLIHSIFDTNLYNLDIGMLFWYLLGLSQANINYQIKINDKI
- a CDS encoding SDR family NAD(P)-dependent oxidoreductase translates to MMKILVTGGAGFVGSHLVDRLVREGHKVIVFDNLDEQVHQGKKLDYLNPKAEYIIGDVRDRDAFRKVLVGSDIVFHEAAVVGVGQSMYKISHYIDSNTLGTANLLDILVNEKNNVRKLIIASSMSIYGEGAYSCNKCGDFIPDLRSEAQLAKGDWQMHCLQCNEIAKPIPTKEGKLLLSTSIYAFSKLHQEQLSLLIGKTYKIPTVALRYFNIYGPRQALSNPYTGVCAIFSARIKNSNRPIIYEDGLQSRDFIHVNDIVDANILAMTNSNADYKSFNVGSGKPTSILDIAKILIRLHDKNMEPDVVNKYRKGDIRHCFADISAIGALGFSPNVSFEQGMRDLVEWSKTVSAEDRIEIATRELEEKGLTST